A single window of Sulfitobacter sp. JL08 DNA harbors:
- a CDS encoding YifB family Mg chelatase-like AAA ATPase has translation MITRAYTVAFQGIEARLVEVQCAVTPGLPAFAIVGLPDKAVSEARDRVRTALSSMAIALPSKRITINLSPADLPKEGSHFDLPIALALLAALDIVPRDSIEGTIALGELSLDGSLIPVLGALPAAMAAAEENRGLLCPKACGAEAAWVGNTQVIGAASLADVVRHYLGQNPIAPSEPGVVTATHHARDLRDVKGQERAKRALEIAAAGRHHLIFVGTPGSGKSMLAARIPGILPPLRPSEALETSMIHSLSGLLDEGGISRARPFREPHHTASMAAIVGGGRGAKPGEISLAHNGVLFMDEFPEFPRAVLETLRQPIETGEVIVARANAHVRYPCKFMLVAAANPCKCGYLTDPARACARVPQCGEDYMGRISGPLMDRFDLRVDVPPVAFTDLDLPASGDTSKDVAGRVAMARQRQNERYADFPDVSENSDAEGDLLEQVATPDKEGKTLLIQAAERFGLSARGYHRVLRVARTIADLDGDDHVSRTHIAEAISFRLNDAVQSP, from the coding sequence CAAGGCCGTATCAGAGGCACGCGACCGTGTGCGCACCGCTCTCAGTTCCATGGCGATCGCGCTGCCCTCAAAACGCATCACTATCAACCTGTCCCCGGCCGACTTGCCCAAGGAAGGCAGCCATTTCGATTTGCCCATTGCGCTGGCTCTTCTGGCGGCTCTGGATATTGTCCCGCGCGATTCCATAGAAGGTACAATCGCACTGGGCGAGCTTTCGCTTGACGGATCGCTGATCCCTGTTTTGGGGGCATTGCCAGCGGCGATGGCCGCGGCAGAAGAAAACCGCGGACTGTTATGTCCCAAGGCGTGCGGGGCGGAAGCGGCCTGGGTAGGCAACACGCAAGTGATCGGCGCGGCCAGCCTTGCGGATGTCGTGCGCCATTATTTAGGCCAGAACCCGATCGCCCCGTCAGAACCGGGCGTTGTCACGGCCACACATCACGCCCGCGACCTGCGCGATGTCAAAGGACAGGAACGTGCCAAACGGGCGCTTGAAATCGCGGCTGCGGGGCGCCACCATCTGATTTTTGTTGGCACGCCCGGATCCGGGAAATCCATGCTGGCGGCCAGAATTCCGGGGATTCTGCCGCCTTTGCGTCCTTCCGAAGCTCTTGAAACATCAATGATTCATTCGCTCAGCGGGCTTTTGGATGAAGGCGGCATTTCACGGGCACGGCCGTTTCGTGAACCGCACCACACGGCGTCTATGGCGGCCATTGTCGGCGGTGGGCGTGGCGCGAAACCGGGTGAAATTTCCCTGGCGCATAACGGCGTTCTGTTCATGGACGAGTTTCCCGAATTTCCGCGTGCCGTTCTGGAAACACTGCGCCAGCCGATCGAAACAGGCGAGGTTATCGTCGCCCGGGCCAATGCGCATGTCAGATACCCTTGCAAATTCATGCTGGTTGCCGCGGCCAACCCCTGCAAATGCGGGTATCTGACCGATCCCGCACGCGCATGCGCCCGCGTCCCCCAATGCGGAGAAGACTATATGGGGCGCATTTCCGGCCCCCTGATGGACAGGTTCGATCTGCGCGTGGACGTTCCCCCCGTTGCATTTACCGATCTGGATTTACCAGCGAGCGGCGACACGTCCAAAGACGTTGCAGGCAGGGTGGCGATGGCCCGTCAGAGACAGAATGAACGCTATGCGGATTTTCCGGATGTCAGCGAAAATTCCGACGCCGAGGGTGATCTTCTGGAACAGGTGGCAACACCCGACAAAGAGGGAAAAACGCTTTTGATCCAGGCTGCCGAACGGTTTGGCTTGTCCGCACGCGGCTATCATCGCGTTTTGCGTGTCGCGCGGACCATCGCCGATCTGGACGGGGATGATCACGTATCGCGCACCCACATCGCCGAGGCGATCAGTTTCCGGCTGAATGACGCAGTGCAATCACCCTGA
- the rsmI gene encoding 16S rRNA (cytidine(1402)-2'-O)-methyltransferase, which produces MNHQKVRLAPGVYFVATPIGTARDITLRALDILASADVIAAEDTRSMRRLMDIHGVPLGDRPLLAYHDHNGSAVRPKLLHYLEQGKSVAYASEAGMPLIADPGLDLARAAQGEGYLVTIAPGASAVLSALALAGLPTDAFFFAGFLPNAGGARRTALESLREIPGTLVFYESPKRVAAMLADAATVLGDDRKAAICRELTKKFEEVKRGTLGELAAEIAGTTLKGEIVVVIDRQRSETVSEMDVESALRQALTSMSVKDAADLVSQAHNLPRRKMYQLALKLGKDDG; this is translated from the coding sequence TTGAATCACCAAAAGGTCAGATTGGCACCGGGTGTCTACTTTGTGGCGACGCCGATCGGGACGGCGCGGGACATTACATTGCGTGCGCTGGATATATTGGCGTCCGCCGATGTGATCGCGGCAGAAGACACGCGCAGCATGCGGCGTCTGATGGATATTCACGGCGTGCCATTGGGGGATCGCCCGCTGCTGGCCTATCACGATCATAACGGTTCGGCGGTGCGCCCAAAGCTTTTGCACTATCTTGAACAGGGTAAATCCGTGGCCTACGCATCCGAAGCCGGCATGCCCCTGATTGCCGATCCGGGGTTGGATCTGGCACGGGCGGCACAAGGCGAAGGGTATCTGGTCACCATTGCGCCCGGTGCGTCTGCCGTTCTGTCTGCCCTGGCGCTGGCCGGATTGCCGACTGACGCATTCTTTTTTGCCGGGTTCCTGCCAAACGCGGGCGGTGCGCGACGGACCGCCCTTGAATCATTGCGCGAGATACCGGGAACGCTTGTGTTTTACGAATCACCCAAACGTGTTGCGGCGATGTTGGCCGATGCGGCGACGGTTCTGGGCGATGACCGCAAGGCGGCAATCTGTCGGGAACTGACCAAGAAATTCGAGGAAGTCAAACGTGGCACCCTTGGTGAACTGGCCGCAGAAATCGCTGGAACGACCCTGAAAGGTGAAATTGTCGTGGTGATAGACCGGCAACGTTCGGAAACTGTTAGCGAAATGGACGTAGAATCGGCGCTTAGACAGGCATTAACCTCTATGTCGGTCAAAGATGCCGCAGATCTGGTTTCGCAAGCGCACAACCTGCCGCGGCGCAAAATGTACCAGTTGGCGTTGAAACTGGGAAAGGACGACGGTTGA
- a CDS encoding penicillin-binding protein activator: MFAVLTPARKLGLRMFAVLGLLALAACDGVPSSNLGGPSINPTTPVPVALLVPRGSGQSGDDVLAQSLENAARLAISDLQGVEIDLRVYNTAGNADIAASQATQAVADGAKIILGPVYGASANAVGLAVANKGVNVLSFSNNASIAGGNVFVLGPTFQNTANRLAQFAAGQGKSRIVVVHSQDVAGEQGKAAIENAVRRSGASVVASVPYQLSQQGVVAAVPEIRAAVGSSGADAMFTTATTASALPLLTQLLPEAGVDPAQTQFIGLTRWDIPSQTLELPGVQNGWFALPDPGRSAAFQSRYQVAYGAAPHPIGGLAYDGIAAIGALVGSGNANALTGGALTQPAGFQGVNGIFRLLPDGTNERGMAVATIRDRQVVVIDSAPGSFGAGF, encoded by the coding sequence ATTTTTGCTGTTTTAACCCCCGCCCGCAAGCTTGGCTTGCGCATGTTCGCTGTCTTGGGCCTTTTGGCACTCGCTGCGTGTGACGGGGTTCCGTCCAGCAATCTTGGTGGTCCATCGATCAACCCGACTACGCCGGTTCCTGTGGCGCTGCTGGTTCCGCGCGGATCAGGGCAATCCGGTGATGATGTTCTTGCGCAAAGCCTTGAAAATGCTGCGCGATTGGCGATCAGCGATCTGCAGGGTGTGGAAATCGATCTGCGTGTCTACAACACCGCAGGCAACGCTGACATCGCCGCCAGTCAGGCAACGCAGGCCGTTGCGGATGGTGCCAAGATTATTCTGGGCCCGGTCTATGGCGCATCCGCGAACGCGGTGGGACTTGCCGTGGCGAACAAGGGTGTGAACGTCTTGTCATTCTCCAACAATGCCTCGATCGCGGGCGGCAACGTTTTTGTGCTGGGACCAACCTTTCAGAACACGGCCAACCGACTCGCGCAATTTGCCGCCGGACAGGGAAAATCGCGCATCGTTGTGGTCCATTCGCAAGATGTTGCCGGTGAACAAGGCAAGGCCGCGATCGAAAATGCGGTTCGACGCAGCGGCGCGTCTGTCGTGGCCTCGGTTCCCTATCAGTTATCGCAACAGGGCGTGGTTGCGGCCGTCCCGGAAATCCGCGCGGCCGTTGGGTCTTCGGGTGCGGATGCCATGTTTACCACGGCAACAACGGCGTCCGCCCTTCCCCTGCTGACACAATTACTGCCGGAAGCTGGCGTTGATCCGGCACAGACACAGTTTATCGGCCTGACCCGCTGGGATATTCCGTCGCAAACCCTTGAACTGCCCGGTGTGCAGAACGGATGGTTTGCACTGCCCGACCCCGGTCGAAGCGCGGCCTTCCAGTCGCGGTATCAGGTGGCTTACGGGGCGGCACCGCATCCCATTGGCGGTCTGGCCTATGACGGCATCGCCGCAATCGGGGCCTTGGTGGGAAGTGGCAATGCAAACGCGCTGACGGGCGGCGCTTTGACCCAACCGGCAGGGTTTCAGGGCGTGAATGGCATTTTCCGCCTGCTGCCCGATGGCACAAACGAACGTGGAATGGCGGTGGCAACGATCCGTGACCGGCAGGTTGTGGTGATCGACTCTGCGCCGGGCAGCTTTGGCGCCGGGTTCTGA
- a CDS encoding [protein-PII] uridylyltransferase has translation MSTLAPESVPDRPKAARELICPPDHIFDATAFVNQIDAIAQEVDAPMELRARTVSLLKKINAEGRAAIAAAFKERPFAARETTSAYTYLTDGLVTSALYVAHKHLHPLPNPTKGQHISVIAVGGYGRGEMAPYSDVDLLFLAPYKTTAWAESIIESMLYILWDLKLKVGHASRTIKDCIRLGREDFTIRTAMLEHRFIAGDADLAADLDARLKNDLFKGTGREFIEAKLEERDNRHIKQGGQRYVVEPNVKEGKGGLRDLQSLFWIAKYIHGVQDAADLVPLNVFTQAEFETFIKAEDFLWAVRSHLHLITGRATDQLTFDLQVQVAQAMGYKDTVGRRGVEIFMQDFFRHATAVGDLTRIFLTKLEAMHAKAEPLLERIFRRRPKLKPGYVEIHNRIGIANEKTFLTDKLNLLRLFEEALRTGMLIHPDAMRLVTAHLDLIDDDMRSRPEAQRIFLDLMLKHGNPERALRRMNELGVLSAFIPEFEPIVAMMQFNMYHHYTVDEHIIQCIANLAQIEKGELVEELPVASGILKRGINRKVMYVALLLHDIGKGRSEDHSILGAQIARKVAPRLGLNKSDSETVEWLVRYHLLMSDMAQKRDIADPATIRDFAKAVQTVKRLDLLTVLTVCDIRGVGPGTWNNWKAALIRALYRQTRRALETGLEDLNRENRGTEAKKLLRAALPEWSRKELQTETSRHYPPYWQGLHVTAHVVFANLLRDLGENEIRIDLHPDEDRDATRACMVMQDHPGIFARLAGALALVGANVVDARSYTSKDGYVTDVFWLQDADGHPYEASRLPRLKQMIEKTLQGKVVATEALKSRDKIKKRERAFNVPTHITFDNEGSDIYTIIEVDTRDRPGLLYDLARTLAASNVYIANALIATYGEQVVDTFYVKDMFGLKYYSASKQKTLENKLRAAIKEGAERAST, from the coding sequence ATTTCGACTCTCGCGCCTGAATCGGTTCCCGACCGGCCTAAAGCCGCGCGTGAACTGATTTGTCCACCAGACCATATCTTTGATGCGACAGCGTTCGTGAACCAAATAGACGCCATCGCGCAAGAGGTCGACGCGCCGATGGAGTTGCGCGCCCGGACGGTTTCATTGTTGAAAAAGATCAATGCCGAAGGCCGTGCCGCCATTGCTGCCGCATTCAAGGAACGTCCGTTTGCCGCGCGGGAAACAACATCGGCCTATACCTATTTGACCGATGGCCTTGTCACGTCGGCGCTTTATGTCGCTCACAAGCACCTGCACCCGTTGCCGAACCCCACCAAAGGTCAACATATTTCTGTCATCGCTGTTGGGGGCTACGGGCGGGGTGAAATGGCCCCCTATTCCGATGTCGACCTACTGTTTCTGGCCCCGTACAAAACGACCGCCTGGGCCGAAAGCATCATTGAATCGATGCTTTACATCCTTTGGGATCTGAAGCTGAAAGTGGGCCACGCCAGCCGCACAATCAAAGACTGCATACGTTTGGGCCGCGAAGATTTCACCATCCGCACTGCGATGCTGGAACACCGGTTCATTGCGGGCGACGCCGATCTTGCCGCCGATCTGGATGCACGTCTGAAAAACGATCTGTTCAAGGGAACAGGCCGCGAATTCATCGAAGCCAAGCTGGAAGAACGCGACAACCGCCATATCAAACAGGGCGGTCAGCGCTATGTTGTCGAGCCCAATGTAAAGGAGGGCAAAGGCGGGTTGCGCGATCTGCAATCCCTGTTCTGGATTGCAAAATACATCCACGGCGTTCAGGACGCGGCCGATCTGGTGCCCCTCAATGTTTTTACACAAGCCGAGTTTGAAACATTCATCAAAGCCGAGGATTTCCTGTGGGCCGTCCGATCACATCTGCATCTGATCACGGGCCGGGCGACAGATCAGTTGACGTTTGATCTGCAGGTGCAGGTCGCGCAGGCCATGGGGTATAAAGATACGGTCGGGCGGCGCGGTGTCGAAATCTTTATGCAGGATTTTTTCCGTCACGCCACCGCGGTCGGTGACCTGACGCGTATTTTCCTGACCAAACTGGAAGCGATGCACGCCAAGGCCGAGCCTTTGCTGGAACGAATTTTCCGGCGCCGGCCGAAACTGAAACCCGGCTATGTCGAAATCCACAACCGCATCGGAATCGCGAACGAAAAGACGTTTCTGACCGACAAACTGAACCTGTTGCGCCTGTTCGAGGAAGCATTGCGCACCGGCATGCTGATCCATCCAGATGCCATGAGGCTGGTTACCGCGCATCTTGATCTGATTGATGACGACATGCGTTCCAGACCGGAAGCACAACGCATTTTTCTGGATTTGATGCTGAAACACGGCAATCCGGAACGGGCATTGCGCCGGATGAACGAATTGGGGGTTCTGTCGGCATTTATCCCGGAATTCGAACCGATTGTCGCGATGATGCAGTTCAACATGTATCACCACTATACCGTCGATGAACATATCATTCAGTGCATCGCAAATCTGGCACAGATCGAAAAAGGCGAATTGGTCGAAGAATTGCCGGTAGCCTCGGGCATTCTGAAACGCGGGATCAATCGCAAGGTGATGTATGTGGCGTTGCTGCTGCATGATATCGGCAAGGGGCGTTCCGAAGACCATTCCATTCTGGGCGCACAGATCGCGCGCAAGGTCGCACCGCGTCTGGGGCTGAACAAATCGGATTCCGAAACGGTGGAATGGTTGGTGCGCTATCATCTTTTGATGTCGGATATGGCGCAAAAACGCGATATCGCCGATCCCGCCACCATCCGCGATTTTGCGAAAGCGGTGCAAACGGTCAAACGTCTTGATCTGCTGACGGTTCTGACTGTCTGCGATATTCGCGGCGTCGGGCCCGGCACGTGGAACAACTGGAAGGCCGCGCTGATACGCGCACTTTACCGGCAGACCAGACGCGCGCTGGAAACCGGGCTGGAAGATCTGAACCGCGAAAACCGCGGCACCGAAGCCAAGAAACTGTTGCGCGCCGCGCTGCCCGAATGGTCGCGCAAGGAATTGCAGACCGAAACATCCCGCCACTATCCGCCTTACTGGCAGGGCCTGCATGTGACGGCCCATGTTGTTTTCGCAAATCTGCTGCGGGATCTGGGCGAAAATGAAATCCGGATTGATCTGCATCCTGACGAAGACCGAGATGCGACCCGCGCCTGCATGGTCATGCAGGACCATCCCGGCATCTTTGCGCGACTGGCCGGAGCGCTTGCGCTGGTTGGCGCAAATGTGGTGGATGCGCGCAGTTATACGTCCAAGGACGGATATGTGACCGATGTGTTCTGGCTTCAGGATGCCGATGGCCACCCTTACGAAGCCTCGCGCCTGCCACGGTTGAAACAGATGATCGAAAAGACCTTGCAAGGCAAGGTTGTCGCCACCGAAGCGTTGAAATCCCGTGATAAAATCAAAAAGCGTGAACGGGCCTTCAATGTGCCCACCCACATTACCTTTGATAACGAAGGATCAGACATTTACACGATCATCGAGGTCGACACCCGTGACCGCCCCGGATTGCTGTACGATCTGGCCCGCACGCTTGCCGCATCGAATGTCTACATTGCAAACGCGCTGATTGCGACCTATGGCGAACAGGTCGTTGATACGTTTTACGTCAAGGATATGTTCGGGCTGAAATACTACTCGGCCAGCAAACAGAAAACGCTGGAAAACAAACTGCGCGCGGCCATCAAGGAAGGCGCCGAAAGGGCAAGCACATGA
- the gshB gene encoding glutathione synthase, which translates to MKIAFQMDPIGAVDINADSSFRLAEEAQSRGHSLFYYEPDHLAYQEGRITARGHDLTVQRVQGDHAHLGPVREVDLSEFDAVWLRQDPPFDMHYITSTHLLDRLAPKTLVVNDPFWVRNYPEKLLVLDFPDLTPPTTIARDLETIKAFKARHGDVILKPLYGNGGAGVFRLDANDRNLTSLHELFTGFSREPLIVQKFLPDVRNGDKRVILVDGEPVGAINRVPAEGETRSNMHVGGRPEKIGLSERDREICARIGPLLREKGQVFVGIDVIGDYLTEINVTSPTGIQELERFDGVNIAGKIWDAIEARCKG; encoded by the coding sequence ATGAAAATCGCTTTTCAAATGGATCCGATCGGTGCGGTCGATATCAATGCCGACAGTTCGTTCCGTCTGGCAGAAGAGGCGCAATCGCGTGGCCACAGCCTGTTTTATTACGAACCCGATCATCTTGCCTATCAGGAGGGCAGGATCACGGCGCGCGGGCACGACCTGACTGTGCAACGCGTTCAGGGGGATCATGCGCATCTTGGTCCGGTTCGCGAAGTGGATCTGTCGGAATTCGATGCTGTCTGGCTGCGTCAGGATCCGCCTTTTGACATGCACTACATCACGTCCACCCATCTTCTGGACCGGCTGGCGCCCAAGACGCTGGTGGTGAACGACCCGTTTTGGGTGCGCAACTATCCCGAAAAGCTTTTGGTTCTCGATTTTCCGGATCTGACACCGCCGACGACAATTGCGCGTGACCTTGAAACGATAAAGGCGTTCAAGGCGCGTCATGGAGATGTCATTCTAAAACCGCTTTACGGTAATGGCGGCGCGGGTGTTTTCCGCCTGGACGCCAATGACAGGAACCTGACATCGCTGCACGAATTGTTCACCGGTTTCTCGCGTGAACCGCTGATCGTGCAGAAATTTCTGCCGGATGTTCGCAATGGGGACAAACGTGTCATCCTTGTCGATGGCGAACCTGTCGGCGCCATCAATCGCGTCCCTGCCGAGGGCGAAACCAGATCCAACATGCATGTGGGTGGACGTCCTGAGAAAATCGGCCTGAGCGAGCGGGATCGCGAAATCTGCGCGCGCATTGGCCCGCTGTTGCGTGAAAAGGGGCAGGTTTTCGTCGGGATCGATGTGATCGGTGATTACCTGACCGAGATTAACGTGACGTCTCCCACCGGCATTCAGGAGCTTGAGCGCTTTGACGGGGTCAATATCGCGGGCAAGATCTGGGATGCGATCGAAGCGCGTTGCAAAGGCTGA
- a CDS encoding rhomboid family intramembrane serine protease, with protein MIHGQDIDPNANPVNPLPPVVLALFMIIIGIECVMVLGAEGLMGGPQAVGWRLETIQRFAFSGPVFDWMVENNRWPPEHLIRFFSYSFISTGFTHALFVGVILLAMGKVVGEAFGGLATLIMFLVSGAVGALAYAVFLDDPVPLIGGFPSVYGLIGGFTYLLWRKLSSVGARQERAFTLIAFLMAFQLLFGLLFGAQKDWVADLAGFATGFALSSVMVPGTLTRWLRRLRGENSGP; from the coding sequence ATGATCCACGGTCAAGACATCGATCCCAACGCCAATCCGGTCAATCCGTTGCCGCCGGTTGTGCTGGCCCTGTTCATGATCATTATCGGAATCGAATGCGTCATGGTTCTGGGGGCCGAAGGGCTTATGGGTGGCCCGCAAGCTGTCGGATGGCGTCTGGAAACGATCCAGAGGTTTGCGTTTTCGGGCCCGGTATTCGACTGGATGGTCGAAAACAACCGCTGGCCACCAGAACACCTGATCCGGTTTTTCAGCTATTCGTTCATCAGCACGGGCTTTACGCATGCCCTGTTTGTCGGTGTCATTCTGCTGGCGATGGGCAAGGTCGTCGGCGAAGCGTTTGGCGGATTGGCGACCCTGATCATGTTTCTGGTATCCGGCGCGGTCGGGGCGCTGGCCTATGCCGTGTTTCTGGATGATCCGGTGCCGTTGATCGGTGGCTTTCCCAGTGTCTATGGCCTGATCGGCGGGTTCACCTATCTGTTGTGGCGCAAATTGTCGTCCGTGGGCGCGCGGCAGGAACGGGCCTTTACACTGATCGCGTTTCTGATGGCGTTCCAGTTGTTGTTCGGGTTGCTGTTTGGCGCGCAGAAAGACTGGGTGGCGGATCTGGCCGGATTTGCCACGGGGTTTGCGTTGTCTAGCGTTATGGTGCCGGGCACATTGACGCGATGGTTGCGGCGGCTGCGCGGTGAAAACAGCGGGCCTTAA
- the murJ gene encoding murein biosynthesis integral membrane protein MurJ, producing MKPIRLVSGFLTVGMWTMLSRVLGFVRDAMILAYLGTGPLYEAYVVAFRLPNMFRRFFAEGAFNMAFVPMFAKKLEGDEDPQRFARDAFAGLASVLIVLTLLAQLAMPWLIFVLASGFVGQEQFDLSVEFGRIAFPYILFISLAALLSGVLNATGRFAAAAAAPVLLNVLLVSGMAAAAWIGGDVARTLIWMIPIAGLAQMALVWVAASRAGFSIKPEWPRMTPELSKLVRIAIPAALAGGVVQINLLVGQQVASYFDKAVGWLYAADRLYQLPLGVVGIAVGIVLLPDLSRRLKAKDDDGARDAFSRASEIALGLTIPSAVALIVIPLPLVSVLFQRGAATADDSAAIAVAVTIYGLGLPAFVLQKILQPLFFAREDTQSPFRYAVIAMVINAAVALGLAPVIGWIAPAIATTLAAWAMVAFLGVGARRMGTVARFDARFHRRIWRIVAASLLMGAVLWISSVSLSPFLGMAGWRYLALFILVSIGILSYFGLGQLLGAFRLSEMRATLRRG from the coding sequence ATGAAACCTATCCGACTGGTGTCGGGGTTTTTGACGGTCGGAATGTGGACAATGCTAAGCCGGGTGCTGGGCTTTGTACGCGACGCGATGATATTGGCCTATCTGGGCACAGGGCCGCTGTACGAAGCCTATGTTGTTGCCTTTCGCCTGCCCAACATGTTCCGACGTTTCTTTGCCGAAGGCGCGTTCAACATGGCCTTTGTGCCGATGTTTGCGAAAAAACTGGAAGGCGATGAAGACCCCCAGAGATTTGCGCGCGATGCATTTGCCGGTTTGGCGTCGGTTCTGATTGTTCTGACATTGCTGGCCCAGCTGGCAATGCCATGGCTGATCTTTGTTCTGGCAAGCGGGTTCGTCGGGCAGGAACAATTTGATCTGTCTGTGGAATTTGGCCGCATTGCTTTCCCGTACATCTTGTTCATCTCGCTGGCCGCTTTGCTGTCGGGCGTGCTGAACGCGACGGGGCGATTTGCCGCCGCTGCGGCAGCCCCGGTTCTGTTGAACGTGTTGCTGGTGTCGGGCATGGCCGCCGCCGCATGGATCGGCGGCGACGTGGCACGCACCCTGATCTGGATGATCCCGATTGCCGGCCTTGCGCAAATGGCGCTGGTCTGGGTTGCGGCTTCGCGGGCAGGGTTTTCGATCAAACCGGAATGGCCGCGCATGACGCCGGAACTGTCAAAGCTGGTGCGCATCGCCATTCCGGCCGCGCTGGCGGGCGGGGTGGTGCAGATCAACCTGCTGGTCGGGCAGCAGGTTGCATCCTATTTCGACAAGGCTGTTGGCTGGCTTTACGCTGCGGATCGTCTTTATCAATTGCCTTTGGGCGTTGTGGGGATCGCTGTCGGCATTGTTTTGTTGCCGGATCTGTCCCGCCGGTTGAAGGCAAAGGACGATGACGGCGCGCGCGATGCGTTTTCACGCGCCAGCGAAATCGCTTTGGGCCTGACGATCCCGTCTGCGGTTGCGCTGATCGTGATCCCGCTTCCTTTGGTATCGGTTCTGTTCCAGCGTGGCGCGGCAACGGCGGATGACAGTGCAGCCATTGCCGTCGCGGTCACGATCTATGGTCTGGGCCTGCCCGCCTTTGTTTTGCAAAAAATCCTGCAACCGCTTTTTTTCGCCCGTGAAGATACGCAATCCCCGTTCCGGTATGCGGTAATTGCGATGGTGATCAATGCGGCTGTCGCGCTTGGACTGGCGCCTGTAATTGGCTGGATTGCACCCGCCATCGCAACAACGCTTGCGGCTTGGGCCATGGTTGCCTTTTTGGGGGTCGGTGCCCGCCGCATGGGCACGGTCGCGCGGTTTGATGCGCGGTTTCATCGCCGCATCTGGCGGATTGTGGCAGCTTCACTTTTGATGGGGGCAGTGCTTTGGATCAGCTCGGTGTCTTTGTCGCCATTTCTGGGAATGGCCGGATGGCGCTATCTGGCCCTGTTCATCTTGGTCAGCATCGGAATTCTGAGTTATTTCGGACTGGGCCAGTTGCTGGGCGCCTTCCGCCTTTCGGAAATGCGCGCAACACTGCGCCGTGGTTAA
- a CDS encoding YraN family protein, translating into MTGQRAYHAGVAAENMVARVYENRGCIIAHRRWRGRGGEIDLIVRDGAMVIFVEVKTSKSFARAAERVSPLQIERIRNSAADFLGSKPSGSLTEARFDVALVDHAGMVQVIENAFVHM; encoded by the coding sequence ATCACGGGCCAGCGGGCTTATCATGCCGGTGTCGCTGCGGAAAACATGGTGGCGCGCGTGTACGAAAACCGCGGCTGCATCATTGCGCACAGACGATGGCGCGGACGGGGTGGTGAAATCGATCTGATAGTGCGCGATGGTGCGATGGTTATTTTTGTTGAAGTCAAAACCTCAAAATCATTCGCGCGGGCTGCCGAACGGGTTTCGCCGCTCCAGATAGAGCGTATCCGGAATTCGGCGGCGGATTTTTTGGGGTCAAAGCCTTCGGGCAGCCTGACAGAGGCGCGTTTTGATGTTGCGCTGGTCGATCATGCGGGAATGGTTCAGGTGATCGAAAACGCGTTTGTCCATATGTAA